Proteins co-encoded in one Sander vitreus isolate 19-12246 chromosome 9, sanVit1, whole genome shotgun sequence genomic window:
- the polr2eb gene encoding DNA-directed RNA polymerases I, II, and III subunit RPABC1, giving the protein MDDEEETYRLWKIRKTIMQLCHDRGYLVTQDELDQTLDEFKSQFGDKPSEGRPRRTDLTVLVAHNDDPTDQMFVFFPEEPKVGIKTIKMYCQRMQEENITRAIIVVQMGMTPSAKQSLVDMAPKYILEQFLQQELLINITEHELVPEHIVMTKEEVTELLARYKLKESQLPRIQAGDPVARYFGLKRGQVVKIIRPSETAGRYITYRLVQ; this is encoded by the exons ATGGATGACGAAGAGGAAACATACAGACTATGGAAGATTCGTAAAACCATCATGCAG CTGTGTCATGACAGAGGCTACTTGGTGACACAGGACGAGTTGGATCAGACACTGGATGAGTTTAAGAGTCAGTTTGGAGACAAGCCCAGCGAGGGTCGCCCCAGGCGCACAGACCTCACTGTGCTGGTGGCACACAACGATGACCCAACCGaccagatgtttgttttctttcctg AGGAGCCCAAGGTGGGAATCAAGACGATTAAGATGTACTGTCAGAGGATGCAGGAGGAGAACATCACACGAGCGATCATTGTTGTTCAAATGGGCATGACACCGTCAGCCAAACAG TCTCTAGTTGACATGGCACCCAAATATATATTGGAACAGTTTCTACAACAGGAACTGCTTATTAACATCACAGAGCACGAG ctTGTTCCAGAGCACATTGTGATGACAAAAGAGGAAGTGACTGAACTTCTGGCAAGATA TAAATTAAAGGAAAGTCAGTTGCCTAGGATCCAGGCCGGGGACCCTGTGGCTCGCTATTTTGGCTTGAAAAGAGGACAG GTAGTAAAGATCATCAGACCTAGTGAAACAGCTGGGAGGTACATCACATACAGACTGGTGCAGTGA